The Cryptosporangium minutisporangium region TGCGCCGCGGCGTCGACGACGAGCGCGACCTCGCCGCGATCACGGATCCGGCTCCAGGCCACCGTGATCGGCTCGTCGGCCGCTACGACGACGCAGGGCCGCATGACGGTAGTAACCGGCGCGTCGGCCGAATGCCGCGGTGTCGACGCCTCGATCGGATCCTCGTCGGGCCAGAACGTCGCCGAGTCCCACGTAGGGTCGTAACTCATCTCGACTCCCCCTCCGCTACGGCAGCCAGCGCGGTCGCTACCGCCTGGCCGTCCACGGTCTCGTGTTCGATCAGGTCGGCGACGAGGTGGTCGAGCGCCGGACGGTGGGCCCGCAGCAGCGCCGTCGCGCGGGCCTCGGCCTCGCGCAGCAGCCTTGTCACCTCGTCGTCGATCTTCTGCTGAGTGGCTTCGGCGTACGGACGGGTCCAGGGCTCGTCGGCCGCGGACTCCGGTCGGGCACCGGGTGCACAACTGATCGGACCGAGCACCGGCGACAGGCCGAGCTCGCTCACCATCCGCCTGGCCAGTGCGGTGGCAACGGCCAGGTCGTCGGCCGCCCCGCTGGAGGCCTCGTCGAACACCAGCAGCTCCGCGGCCCGTCCGCCCGATCGGACGGCGAGCTGGTCGAGCAGGTAGCCCTCCCGGTAGAGGTGACGCTCGACCTCCGGGAGTTGCTGAGTGACGCCCAGCGAGGCACCGGCAGGCAGGATCGTCACCTTGGTGACCGGATCGGTGCGCCGGCAGAGCGCGGCGACCAGCGCGTGCCCGGATTCGTGCACGGCCACCCAGCGTTGCTCCTCCGGAAGCAGGGCGGTCGAACCGTCGCGGCGACCCAGCAGTACCCGGTCCCGTGCGTCGTCCAGATCGACGGTCGTCACCGTGGTGCGCCCGGCCCGGACTGCCGCGATCGCGGCCTCGTTCAAAAGGTTGGCCAGGTCGGCTCCGGAGAAGCCGGGCGTCGCCCGGGCGACCCGGTCGAGCGCGACATCGGGCGCGATCTTCTTGCCGCGGGCGTGCACCCGAAGAATGGCCTCGCGATCCCGCTGGTTCGGCAGCGGAACCAGCACCTGGCGGTCGAACCGCCCCGGGCGGAGCAGCGCCGCGTCGAGCGCCTCGGGCTGGTTGGTAGCGGCGAGCACTACGACGTCGGTCGTCTTCTCGAACCCGTCCATCGCGGCCAGCAACTGGTTGAGCGTCTGTTCGCGCTCGTCGTTGCCGAACAGCGACGAGCGGCCGCCGCGGCGGCTACCCATCGCGTCGATCTCGTCGATGAAGACGATCGACGGTGCGTTCTTCTTCGCCTCGGCGAACAGGTCCCGGACGCGGGACGCGCCGACACCGACGTACATCTCGACGAACTCGGAGCCGGTGATCGACAGGAACGGCACCTGCGCCTCGCCGGCCACCGCACGCGCCAGGAGGGTCTTACCGGTGCCCGGCGGCCCGACCATCAGCACACCGCGCGGGCCGGTCGCGCCGAGCGCCGCGAACCGCGCGGGCGCGCGGAGATAGTCGACGACCTCGGTGATCTCCTGTTTGACGCCCTGATAGCCGGCGACGTCCGCAAAACGCGTGGTCGGACGCCGGGACAGGATCACAGTGGCCTTCGCGCGGCCGAACTCTGCCGCCCGCCCCGTCGGACCACCCGCGGCGGAACGCCGCCTGAGCCAGACGATCACCCCGATGATCACGGCCGGCAGCAGGAGCAGCGGCAGCGGTCCCCAACCGCTCGACGTGACCGCATCCACCTCGACGTTCTTCGCGAGCAGCTGGGCGTCGAGGTCGGCGACGCCCAGCGCAGTGGGCAGCTGGGTCCGGAACAGGTCCCCATTCGTGTACCGCCCGGTGACGCCACCGTCCTCGCTGATCGTCACCGCGGCGACCTTCCCAGAGCGCACCTGCCCGGCGAACTCGCTGTAGGCCACGGTCGTGGTCTGGTCAGCCCTCGCCGACATCCAGAGCAGCAGACCGGCCAGGGCGAGGACCGCCAGCAACGGGCCCCAGGACTTCCACCAGGGCTTGGAGTCGGGCGCAGCCGGGTCGCCCCGCGGCGGTGGTGCAGGCCAGCGCATGGCGGTCCTCCCCGGTTGGGGTCGAGATCAGAACCGGGCGGCGACGTACTCTGCGAGATCGACGAGCCGGGCGGAGTAACCCCACTCGTTGTCGTACCAGCCGAAGACCTTCACGAGGTTGCCGTCGGCCAGCGTCAGCGGCGCGTCGAAGATGCACGACGCCGGGTCCCCGATGATGTCGCGGGAGACGATCGGCGCGGTGCTGTAGCGCAGGTAGCCGTTGAGCCGACCGGCCGCGGCCTCCGCGAAGGCCTGGTTGACCTCGTCGGCCGTGGCGTTGCGACGCAGCTCGACGGTGAGGTCGGTGAGCGAACCGTCTTCGACCGGAACCCGGACGGCGACGCCGCCGAGCTTCCCGGCAAGCTCCGGGATGACCAGGCCGACCGCCTTCGCCGCACCGGTGCTGGTCGGAATCATGCTCGTCGCCGCCGACCGGGCCCGTCGAAGATCCTTGTGCGGGGCGTCCAGCAGCGACTGGTCGCCGGTGTAGGCGTGGATCGTGGTCATCAGGCCTCGCTCGACGCCGAACGCGTCGTTCAGCACCTTCGCCATCGGGGCGACGCAGTTCGTCGTGCAGGACGCGTTCGAGATGACGTCGTGGCGGGCGGGATCGTAGGTCTCCTCGTTGACGCCGAGCACCAGGGTCGCGTCGACGTTCTTTCCGGGGGCGCTGATCAGCACCTTGCGGGGTCCGGACTTGAGGTGGACCGCTGCATCCTCCCGGGTACGGAACCGCCCGGTGGACTCGATGACGAGGTCGACACCGTGCGCTCCCCAGTCGAGCGCGGCCGGGTCCCGTTCGGCGGTGACCGCGAACCGGTCGTCGCCGACCGTGATCGCACTGCCGTCATCCGTCGTCACCGCTTCGGTGTCGAGCCGGCCGAACGTGGAGTCGTAGGTGAGCAGATGCGCGAGGGTCGCCGTAGCGGTGAGGTCGTTGACCGCGACGACGTTCAGGCCCCGGGAGCGGGCGATGCGGTAGAAGCTGCGACCGACTCGACCGAAGCCGTTGATACCGATGCGGACGGACATCGTTCCTCCTCGAACGGGGTCGGGAGCCGGCATTTGCCGCCCCACTTACCTTTCTAGAGCTCACGGCTGGTGGGCGTGAGGGCCGCCGTCCCCGACCCTTCGGGACCTTCGACCCCCGCCCGCTGTCGACGCGCCCTCACGGGTACGGCCCGCCCGATCGGGAGGGCCGCACCCGTGGGATCAGCAGGACGGGCGCGGACGACGCCCGCCCGATCGCAGAACCCCGAGGACGTCGATGGCCAGGCACACGAACAGCGCAATCCCCCAGCTGTTCCACGTGCCCCAGGCGAGCACCGCCGGCGTACCGAGGATGAGCCACACGATCAACCAGATGACGGTCACGGCTGTCACCTCCTTTCACGGTCAGGTCACAACCAGGCCCCGGTCGGCGAAGGCGCGGCGGGCGGTGGCCAGCTGCTCCTCGGTCGGCTCCGGCGTTCCTTCGAGCCGGTAGGGCAGGCCGAGCGCCTCGTACTTCGGCACCCCGAAGCGGTGGTACGCCACCACGTCGACGCGCTCGACGTTGGGGAGCGTCGCGACGAAGCCCGCCAGGCCCTCGACGTCGTCCTGCGCGTCGGTCAGTCCGGGCACGAGCACGAACCGGATCCAGGTGGGCCGGGCCAGCCGGGCCAGCCGCTCCGCGAAGGCGAGCGTCGGCACGAGCTCGCGCCCGGTGACCCGGCGGTAGGTCGCCGGGTTCCAGGACTTGATGTCCAGCAACACCAGCCCGACGTCGGCGAGCATCTCATCGGTGGCATGACAACCGAGAAAGCCGGACGTGTCCAGCGCGGTATGGATGCCCTCGGCCGCGCAGGCTGCGAGCACCTCCGCGGTGAATTGCGCCTGGAGCAGGGGTTCCCCGCCGGAGATCGTGACGCCGCCGCCGGTGACGTCGAACAGCCGCCGGTAGCGGCGCACCTTCTCCATCACGTCCTCCACCGAGGTGAGGACACCGTTACGCCGATACCAGGTGTCCGGGTTCTCGCAGTACTGGCAGCGCAGCGGACAACCCGCGGTGAACAGCACCAGCCGGGTACCCGGGCCGTCGACGCCGATCGAGAGGTCCCACGAGTGGACCGAGCCGCTGATCATGTCAGACCGCCTGGTGGAAGGTTCGGTTGACCACGTCGCGCTGCTGTTCCCGGGTGAGCCGGACGAAGTTCACCGCGTAGCCGGAGACCCGGATCGTGAGGTTCGGGTACTTCTCCGGGTGGTCCATCGCGTCGAGCAGCGTCTCCCGGTTGAGCACGTTGACGTTGAGGTGGAAGCCGCCGGCGTCGACGTAGCCGTCCAGGACGCCGACGAGGTTCGCCACCCGCTCCTCCGCTGTCCGTCCGAGACCAGCCGGCACGGTGGAGGCGGTCAGCGAGATCCCGTCGCGCGCGTCGTCGTACGCGATCTTGGCGACGCTGAGCGCGGCCGCCATCAGGCCGTGGCCGTCGCGGCCGTTCATCGGGTTGGCGCCCGGCGCGAACGGCTCGCCCGCCCGCCTGCCGTCCGGGGTGTTACCGGTGTGCTTGCCGTAGACGACGTTCGAGGTGATCGTCAGCACCGATTGCGTGTGCAGGGCGTTCCGGTAGGTCGGCTGCCGGCGCAGCTTCTGCATGAACGTGTGCACGAGCTCGGTGGCGATCGTGTCCGCGCGGTCGTCGTCGTTGCCGTAGGTCGGGTAATCACCCTCGGTCACGTAGTCGACGATCAGACCGGACTCGTCGCGGATCGGACGGACGGTCCCGTACCGGATCGCCGACAGCGAGTCGACCGCCACCGACAGCCCGGCGATGCCGCACGCCATCGTGCGCTTGACCGGGTAGTCGTGCAGCGCCATCTCGAGCCGCTCGTAGGCGTACTTGTCGTGCATGTAGTGGATGACGTTGAGCGCGTCGACGTACGTCTCGGCCAGCCAGTCGAGCATCCGGTCGAACCGGGCCGCCACGTCGTCGTAGTCCAGGACGTCGTCGACCGTCGGTGCTGTGGCCGGGCCGATCTGCTCGCCCGACACCTCGTCCCGCCCGCCGTTGAGCGCGTAGAGCAGTGCCTTCGCGACGTTCACCCGCGCGCCGAAGAACTGCATGCTCTTACCGACCTGGGTCGCCGAGACGCAGCACGCGATCGCGGTGTCGTCGCCGTAGCGTGTCCGCAGCAGTTCGTCGCTCTCGTACTGGATCGCGCTGGTGTCGATCGAGGTCTGGGCGCAGAACCGCTTGAACCCCTCGGGCAGATCCGGCGACCAGAGCACGGTGAGGTTCGGTTCGGGCGCCGGCCCCAGGTTGTAGAGCGTCTGCAGGAACCGGAACGACGTCCGGGTGACCAGCGGGCGCCCGTCGCGGGCGATGCCGCCGATCGCCTCGGTGACCCAGGTGGGGTCGCCCGAGAACAGCGCATCGTACTCCGGGGTCCGCAGGAAGCGGATCATCCGCAGCTTGATCACGAGGTCGTCGACCAGTTCCTGGGCCTCCGGCTCGGTCAGTCGGCCTTCGGCGAGGTCACGCTGCAGGTAGACGTCGAGGAACGTCGACGTCCGGCCCAGCGACATCGCGGCACCGTTCTGCTCCTTGGTCGCGGCCAGGTAGGCCAGGTAGAGCCATTGGATCGCCTCTCGGCCGGTCTCCGCCGGGCGGGTGACGTCGTGGCCGTAGGTCGCAGCCATCGCGATCAGCTCGTGCAGCGCACGGACCTGCTCGGCGAGTTCCTCGCGGTCGCGCACCACGTCCGCGCTCGACAACATCGCGTCGAGGCGCGCCCGCTCCACCTCTTTCGCGGCGATCAGCGCGTCGACACCGTAGAGCGCCACCCGGCGGTAGTCGCCGATGATGCGTCCGCGACCGTAGGCGTCCGGCAGCCCGGTGACGATTCCGGCCTTCCGCGCGGCACGGATCCGCGGGGTGTAGGCGTCGAAGACGCCGTCGTTGTGCGTTTTACGATACTTGGTGAAGATCTCTCGAACACGCGGATCCGGCGTGTAGCCGTAGGCTGCGAGGCCGTTCTCGACCAGCCGCAGGCCTCCGTTCGGCATGATCGCCCGCTTGAGCGGCGCGTCGGTCTGCAAGCCGACGATGAGCTCGTCGGCTTCGTCGAGGTATCCCGGCCGGTGACTCGTGATCGTCGACGGCGTAGCAGCATCCACGTCGAGGACCCCGCGCTGCCTCTCCACGGCCATCAGGTCGGAGACGCGGCTCAGCAGTCGAGCGGTGCGCTCGGTGGGGCCGGCCAGGAAATCGCCGTCCCCCTCGTAGGGGGTGACGTTGTCGAGGATGAATTGATGGACGTCGATGCCGTGACGCCACCGATGCCCGGAGAAGCCGCGCCAGGCGTCGAGCCGCTCGGGAGCCGCGGTGGTAGTCATTGGTCCTCCTCGTATCGCACATGCGGGCCTCACCTCGTTCCTATGCGGCACAGCGGCTCCCGGGCAGAGTCCCCGTCCCCGATCGACCGGGACCTTCGCCCCGGAACGAGCCGAAACTCCGTGCCCGACACCGGGACTTCAGGCTCTGCCGCGGGCGAACCGGCCGCGCCAGGCTCGAAGTGCAGGCGCCGGACGCCGACCGCGGCGACGGCGCACACCCGAGAGCGCCCGCGGCGCGGGAACGGAGCGAACCGTGTCACACCACCGAACCCTCCGGGACGTCATGACGACGCCAGTCGCCACCGTTGGTCCGGACACCCCAGCGAAGAAGATCGCTCAGGTCCTGGACGCGCGGCACATTCACGCCCTGCCCGTCCTCGACGAGCAGCGCAACGTCGTCGGTGTCGTCTCCGAAGCGGACCTGCTGCACAAGATCACGTACGCGGACCTCACCGACGCCGACACCGACGGTTGGACCAGGTTGTTCAGCCGTCGTTCCGGGGCGAAGGCCAAGTCGCGGGCGTCGGTCGCGCGTGAGCTGATGACTGTTCCTGCGGTCACGGCACTGCCCGACACGACGGTCGTGGAGGCGGCACAACGGATGGAGCGGTACGGCGTCAAATGCCTGCCGGTCGTCGACGGCGTCGGCGAGTTGCTCGGCATCGTGACCCGCAAGGACATCGTCGGGGTGCTGCTCCGTCCGGACCAGCAGATCCACCACGAGATCCTCCACGACGTCCTCGGCCGGGCGCTCCACCTGGACGCGGCGGACCTGGCCGTCGAGGTGACCGACGGCGTCGTGACCTTGCGCGGTCAACTCGACCGCCTCACTCAAACGACCGTTGCCGTCGGTCTCGCGAAGCGTGTCGACGGAGTGGTCGGAGTGAAGAACGAGCTCACTTACCTCACCGATGACACCGTGTACGCGGGTCTGTGACGAGCGACAACGACGGAGCACCGGTGCGGCCCGGGCCGTACCCGTGCTCCGTCGTCGTCGATTCCGCATCTCTTTCGTGCAGGGAACGAACGGAACCGGCCCTACTTCTTCTTCGGCTGCGCGATCGCCACGGCACGGAAGGCCGGCGGGGCTTCGCTGACCTGCGCGGTTATCTCCAGGATCCCGTTGGTATAGGTCGCGGTGACCGTGTCCTCCTTCGTGCCCTCTGGCAGGTCGATTCGCCGTGCGAACGCCCCGTACCGGAACTCCGACCGGGTACCTTCCGACTTCTCCTCACGGCGCTCGGCCTTGATCGTCAGCGCACCGTTCGCGACCGTGATTTGGACGTCCTCGTCCGGGTTCACTCCGGGCAGTTCGGCCCGGAGGACGTAACGGTCCTTCTCACGACGCTCCTCAAGCCGGATGCCACCACGTGCGTGGCCCAATGCTGGCCAGACACCCAGCGGTGGAATGCCTTCCTCGACCCAGTCGAACAAGTCGACCAGCGTCGGCGGGTGCGGACGCTTCGCCACTGTCGTCACCTCGACGGCCCTCCTTCCTTCGGCGCGGGACGGTTCGTTCGACCATCCCATCTCCATCGCATCTCGCATCGAGGACCTCCAGTAGGGGCGAACGGCCGGCGGAGGCAGGACCTTCGCCGGGCAGAACCCACGTCCGCCTCGTCGGACACATCCGTTTCTCGGCCTGGCGATCAGCGCCTGACCTCCGTCCGGTCCGCTCGGGACTTCCTCCTCTGCTCCCAACGCCGCCCGGAGCGAAGCATGGAAGTGAGCGGAGAACCGCGGCTGTGCCGTGGCCACCGCGACAACCGTGGCACCTCGAAGGGAGCGCGCGATGACACACCGCACCGTGAAGGACGTCATGACGACCGACGTCCGGAGCGTCTACCTCGGGTCGCCGGCCAAACTGATCGCCGAGCAGCTGGACTGCGCCGGGATCAGCGCGGTGCCGGTGCTCAACGACGAGGCCGCTGTGGTCGGCGTCGTGTCCGAGACCGACCTGCTGCACAAGATCACCTACCAGGACGAGGGCGACGACTGGCCGCGTCTCCTGCGGCGACACCGCACGGACCGCGCCAAGGCCGCGGGGCTGGTCGCGCGGGACCTGATGACCGCTCCAGCGATCACGATCACGCCGGACGCCACAGTCGTCGAGGCGGCCCAGCTGATGGAGCGCCGCGGTGTCAAGCGGATGCCGGTCGTGAACGACATCGGCAAGCTCGTCGGCATCGTCAGCCGCGGCGACCTGATCCGGCTGTTCGTCCGCACCGACGCAGCGATCCGTGACGAGGTGCAGGCCGACGTCCTCGACCGCGTGCTGCTCTCCCCCGCCGGGGTGACCGCCGAGGTCACCGACGGGGTCGTGACGCTCGGCGGAACGCTCCCGCGCAGGAGCGACACCGAAATCGCCGTCGAGTTCACCCGCCGGATCGACGGGGTGCTCGACGTGGTGAGTGCCCTCGCCTACGTCGACGACGACACCAGCTACCGCGCGATGCGCCAGCAGGTCAGTTACCCGTCCGGCCCGTTCCTCTGAGGACGGCCCATCAAATCGAGGAGGTCGTAATGAGGTCCCTGGTGGTCGTCGAGTCGATGTTCGGCAACACCCGCGCCGTCGCTGACGCCGTCGCCGATGGGTTGGCCGCGGCCGGGCCGGTCACCGTGGTGACGGTCGGGGACGCCCCGTCCGCTCCCGAGGAGGACGTGGCCCTGCTGGTTGTCGGCGCGCCGACCCACGCGTTCTCCCTCAGCCGCCCGAACACCCGCCGCGCCGCCGAAGAACAAGGCGCGGAGCACAGCACCACCGGGCTCCGGGAATGGCTCGCGACCCTACCGCCGGCCGGCAGTCCCGACCGGTCGGCGGCCACGTTCTCCACTCGGATCCCGAAGAAGTTCGTTCCCGGCTCCGCGGCCAAAGCAGCCGCCCGGCGGCTGAGCCGTCTGCGGTACCGGCTCGCGGCCCCACCAGAGGACTACTTCGTCCTGGACACCGCCGGGCCGTTACGCGCGGGAGAGATCGCCCGTGCCCGGGCGTGGGGACAGCGGCTCGCCGAGGCCGTGAACTGCCGAGCCGAAGCCTCGCGCGGTCGCACAGCGGAAGGAGATGCGTGAACGGCCCCGCGTACGGTGGGTGGATCCGCTCCCCGGTGACCGGTCTCCGGCGAGATCGCCGCGCTGGACGCCGCTGCGGACTGATCCCGCACGTCGAGTGGGAGGCGCTCACCTCAGGGCAGGCGCCTCCCGGTCGGTCTGCTGTTCAGAAGTGGCGTCCGGGTATCGTGCCGGACTCGAACCGCAGCGCCGCTCGTCGCCGTCGTCCGCCGCGTCGGCCCGTCCTTATGAACCC contains the following coding sequences:
- the ftsH gene encoding ATP-dependent zinc metalloprotease FtsH, which codes for MRWPAPPPRGDPAAPDSKPWWKSWGPLLAVLALAGLLLWMSARADQTTTVAYSEFAGQVRSGKVAAVTISEDGGVTGRYTNGDLFRTQLPTALGVADLDAQLLAKNVEVDAVTSSGWGPLPLLLLPAVIIGVIVWLRRRSAAGGPTGRAAEFGRAKATVILSRRPTTRFADVAGYQGVKQEITEVVDYLRAPARFAALGATGPRGVLMVGPPGTGKTLLARAVAGEAQVPFLSITGSEFVEMYVGVGASRVRDLFAEAKKNAPSIVFIDEIDAMGSRRGGRSSLFGNDEREQTLNQLLAAMDGFEKTTDVVVLAATNQPEALDAALLRPGRFDRQVLVPLPNQRDREAILRVHARGKKIAPDVALDRVARATPGFSGADLANLLNEAAIAAVRAGRTTVTTVDLDDARDRVLLGRRDGSTALLPEEQRWVAVHESGHALVAALCRRTDPVTKVTILPAGASLGVTQQLPEVERHLYREGYLLDQLAVRSGGRAAELLVFDEASSGAADDLAVATALARRMVSELGLSPVLGPISCAPGARPESAADEPWTRPYAEATQQKIDDEVTRLLREAEARATALLRAHRPALDHLVADLIEHETVDGQAVATALAAVAEGESR
- the gap gene encoding type I glyceraldehyde-3-phosphate dehydrogenase, whose amino-acid sequence is MSVRIGINGFGRVGRSFYRIARSRGLNVVAVNDLTATATLAHLLTYDSTFGRLDTEAVTTDDGSAITVGDDRFAVTAERDPAALDWGAHGVDLVIESTGRFRTREDAAVHLKSGPRKVLISAPGKNVDATLVLGVNEETYDPARHDVISNASCTTNCVAPMAKVLNDAFGVERGLMTTIHAYTGDQSLLDAPHKDLRRARSAATSMIPTSTGAAKAVGLVIPELAGKLGGVAVRVPVEDGSLTDLTVELRRNATADEVNQAFAEAAAGRLNGYLRYSTAPIVSRDIIGDPASCIFDAPLTLADGNLVKVFGWYDNEWGYSARLVDLAEYVAARF
- the pflA gene encoding pyruvate formate-lyase-activating protein codes for the protein MISGSVHSWDLSIGVDGPGTRLVLFTAGCPLRCQYCENPDTWYRRNGVLTSVEDVMEKVRRYRRLFDVTGGGVTISGGEPLLQAQFTAEVLAACAAEGIHTALDTSGFLGCHATDEMLADVGLVLLDIKSWNPATYRRVTGRELVPTLAFAERLARLARPTWIRFVLVPGLTDAQDDVEGLAGFVATLPNVERVDVVAYHRFGVPKYEALGLPYRLEGTPEPTEEQLATARRAFADRGLVVT
- the pflB gene encoding formate C-acetyltransferase translates to MTTTAAPERLDAWRGFSGHRWRHGIDVHQFILDNVTPYEGDGDFLAGPTERTARLLSRVSDLMAVERQRGVLDVDAATPSTITSHRPGYLDEADELIVGLQTDAPLKRAIMPNGGLRLVENGLAAYGYTPDPRVREIFTKYRKTHNDGVFDAYTPRIRAARKAGIVTGLPDAYGRGRIIGDYRRVALYGVDALIAAKEVERARLDAMLSSADVVRDREELAEQVRALHELIAMAATYGHDVTRPAETGREAIQWLYLAYLAATKEQNGAAMSLGRTSTFLDVYLQRDLAEGRLTEPEAQELVDDLVIKLRMIRFLRTPEYDALFSGDPTWVTEAIGGIARDGRPLVTRTSFRFLQTLYNLGPAPEPNLTVLWSPDLPEGFKRFCAQTSIDTSAIQYESDELLRTRYGDDTAIACCVSATQVGKSMQFFGARVNVAKALLYALNGGRDEVSGEQIGPATAPTVDDVLDYDDVAARFDRMLDWLAETYVDALNVIHYMHDKYAYERLEMALHDYPVKRTMACGIAGLSVAVDSLSAIRYGTVRPIRDESGLIVDYVTEGDYPTYGNDDDRADTIATELVHTFMQKLRRQPTYRNALHTQSVLTITSNVVYGKHTGNTPDGRRAGEPFAPGANPMNGRDGHGLMAAALSVAKIAYDDARDGISLTASTVPAGLGRTAEERVANLVGVLDGYVDAGGFHLNVNVLNRETLLDAMDHPEKYPNLTIRVSGYAVNFVRLTREQQRDVVNRTFHQAV
- a CDS encoding CBS domain-containing protein produces the protein MTTPVATVGPDTPAKKIAQVLDARHIHALPVLDEQRNVVGVVSEADLLHKITYADLTDADTDGWTRLFSRRSGAKAKSRASVARELMTVPAVTALPDTTVVEAAQRMERYGVKCLPVVDGVGELLGIVTRKDIVGVLLRPDQQIHHEILHDVLGRALHLDAADLAVEVTDGVVTLRGQLDRLTQTTVAVGLAKRVDGVVGVKNELTYLTDDTVYAGL
- a CDS encoding Hsp20/alpha crystallin family protein, which encodes MTTVAKRPHPPTLVDLFDWVEEGIPPLGVWPALGHARGGIRLEERREKDRYVLRAELPGVNPDEDVQITVANGALTIKAERREEKSEGTRSEFRYGAFARRIDLPEGTKEDTVTATYTNGILEITAQVSEAPPAFRAVAIAQPKKK
- a CDS encoding CBS domain-containing protein, with protein sequence MTHRTVKDVMTTDVRSVYLGSPAKLIAEQLDCAGISAVPVLNDEAAVVGVVSETDLLHKITYQDEGDDWPRLLRRHRTDRAKAAGLVARDLMTAPAITITPDATVVEAAQLMERRGVKRMPVVNDIGKLVGIVSRGDLIRLFVRTDAAIRDEVQADVLDRVLLSPAGVTAEVTDGVVTLGGTLPRRSDTEIAVEFTRRIDGVLDVVSALAYVDDDTSYRAMRQQVSYPSGPFL